A portion of the Cellulophaga algicola DSM 14237 genome contains these proteins:
- a CDS encoding L-rhamnose/proton symporter RhaT, whose protein sequence is MNEYTLAITLVVFASFFQGTFGLGMKNIAPLKWEAWWVIQSLVAMIIVPVAWALFVIPDLFEIIQQTENFTLFISAFYGLLWGIGGILFGISVEKTGISITYGIVMGLAASVGCIIPLFQIEGAFAQPSFPIIVCGVVLLLVGVTITAIAGVKRDQLKEQNSTANKSIKIGVLIAVASGILSAFLNVGFIKAGPVAKLAVEAYNTSTQNASLASWVVVLVGGFVMNGGYALFLLIKNNSWSSFKVKNSKKAYFWSVLTGVFWFSALGVYGQGAALMGDLGPVIGWPILLGLALIISNIWAYRAGEWKDAHKPFKILLTGLAVLIGAICLLGYANY, encoded by the coding sequence ATGAATGAGTATACCTTAGCTATAACCCTAGTTGTGTTCGCTAGTTTCTTTCAAGGAACTTTCGGATTAGGTATGAAGAATATAGCCCCGTTAAAATGGGAGGCTTGGTGGGTAATTCAATCTTTAGTAGCTATGATTATAGTGCCAGTAGCCTGGGCTCTTTTTGTTATTCCAGATCTTTTTGAGATTATCCAGCAAACTGAAAACTTTACATTATTCATTTCTGCCTTTTACGGTTTACTATGGGGCATAGGTGGCATTTTATTTGGTATTAGTGTTGAAAAAACAGGAATCTCCATCACTTATGGTATTGTAATGGGGCTCGCTGCATCTGTAGGCTGTATAATTCCTTTATTCCAAATAGAAGGTGCATTCGCACAACCCTCATTTCCTATAATAGTATGCGGCGTTGTACTTCTTTTAGTTGGAGTAACGATAACTGCAATTGCAGGAGTAAAAAGAGATCAATTAAAGGAGCAGAATTCAACAGCAAATAAATCAATTAAAATTGGAGTACTTATCGCAGTAGCATCTGGTATTTTATCCGCCTTTTTAAACGTAGGTTTTATTAAAGCGGGTCCTGTTGCGAAATTAGCGGTAGAAGCTTATAATACCTCTACACAAAATGCTAGTCTAGCCTCATGGGTAGTGGTTCTTGTAGGAGGATTTGTCATGAATGGCGGCTATGCATTATTCCTATTGATAAAAAATAACTCATGGAGTTCCTTTAAAGTAAAAAATAGTAAGAAAGCCTATTTCTGGTCCGTATTAACGGGGGTTTTCTGGTTTTCAGCCTTAGGAGTTTACGGCCAAGGAGCTGCACTGATGGGAGATTTAGGCCCCGTAATTGGCTGGCCTATACTCTTAGGTTTAGCATTAATCATTAGTAATATTTGGGCATATCGTGCAGGAGAATGGAAAGATGCACACAAGCCTTTCAAAATTCTCTTAACAGGCTTAGCCGTTTTAATAGGAGCAATTTGCTTATTAGGATATGCAAATTATTAA
- a CDS encoding mandelate racemase/muconate lactonizing enzyme family protein — protein sequence MKIKSIEPFVISHKLDTPFYFSQWQYDTRKICLVKITLEDGTYGWGEGYGPANVIKAGIEFFEPFLIGKIAIENEVLWQEMYRRSMDYARSGTLQASISAIDVALWDIKGKLLNLPVSVLLGGLKNPIIEPYATGLYFTRVENLEQSLIAEALLYKSQGFKAIKMKVGLSVNEDIKYVGAIRKAIGPNVRLMIDSNHAYSYKEAIELARKVEKYDISWFEEPVSPEDYSGYKKLRANTTIPIAGGECEYLKFGFKRLLENECVDIAQPDICAAGGLTEAKKIATLAQVFNKDVVPHTWGTWIAISAAAHFIGNLDKNPGRMYNDLPTMELDRTENALRDIVTKGEINVVNGQFCVPTSPGLGVDVDLNKLEEYLDKEIHQNENKFKIRS from the coding sequence ATGAAGATCAAATCAATAGAACCTTTCGTAATTAGCCATAAGCTAGATACACCTTTTTATTTCTCACAATGGCAATATGATACCCGAAAAATATGCCTTGTAAAAATTACTTTAGAAGACGGTACCTATGGCTGGGGAGAAGGGTATGGTCCTGCCAATGTTATAAAAGCTGGAATTGAATTTTTTGAACCTTTTTTAATTGGTAAAATTGCCATTGAAAACGAGGTCCTTTGGCAAGAAATGTATCGTAGATCCATGGATTATGCCCGAAGCGGAACCTTACAAGCCTCTATAAGTGCCATTGATGTTGCTCTTTGGGACATTAAAGGAAAACTTCTAAACTTACCTGTTTCTGTTCTTTTAGGCGGGTTAAAAAATCCGATTATTGAACCCTATGCAACAGGATTATATTTTACACGAGTAGAAAACTTAGAGCAATCGCTTATAGCAGAGGCCTTGCTTTACAAATCTCAAGGATTTAAAGCTATAAAAATGAAAGTAGGCTTAAGTGTAAATGAAGACATTAAATACGTTGGTGCAATACGTAAAGCTATTGGTCCTAATGTGCGCTTAATGATAGACTCTAACCATGCGTATTCCTACAAAGAGGCTATAGAATTAGCTAGAAAAGTAGAGAAATATGATATCTCTTGGTTTGAGGAACCTGTTTCTCCAGAAGATTACTCTGGCTATAAAAAATTAAGAGCAAACACTACAATTCCTATCGCTGGTGGAGAATGTGAATACCTTAAATTTGGTTTTAAACGTTTATTAGAAAATGAATGCGTTGATATTGCGCAACCCGATATTTGCGCCGCAGGCGGATTAACAGAAGCAAAGAAAATTGCCACTTTAGCACAGGTCTTTAACAAAGATGTAGTACCACATACTTGGGGGACCTGGATCGCTATTAGTGCAGCAGCACATTTTATAGGTAATTTAGATAAAAATCCTGGTAGGATGTATAATGATCTTCCAACTATGGAATTAGACAGAACAGAAAACGCCTTAAGGGATATTGTAACTAAGGGCGAAATAAATGTGGTAAACGGACAGTTTTGTGTCCCTACGTCTCCCGGATTAGGTGTTGATGTAGACTTGAATAAATTAGAAGAATATCTTGATAAAGAAATACACCAAAATGAAAACAAATTTAAAATTCGGTCATAA
- a CDS encoding aldehyde dehydrogenase family protein yields MKTNLKFGHKKLYINGELRDASNGASFDVICPADEQVVANLAWASKEDTQLALSSAQKGFEYWSTLPITERLDWIDKLRNKLIENSDLLRESIMYEMGKTWEGSAEDLTSITNSLKYYAEEIVKRHDINIDDKEGTHSHYVKSQPLGVVVAFLAYNFPLLNLGFKLGPALAAGCSIILKPSEFSPLSAYIIGALCKELNFPKGVITIISGDVENVGIPLCESKIPRLITMIGSTETAQKLIAQSSKTSIKRYSMECGGNAPFIVFDDADLELAITIGAALKTGNTGQICVAPNRFFIHESVIDAFTDGMVAKFKNTVIGFGKENKPDMGPMTNKQSVLKVSKIVKDAIAQGGKLIYGGKPINRKGFYFEPTIIRMDDNNAAILQEEIFGPIANIVTFSSKEEVLELANNTDAGLASYVFSKNTDTLNYFADKLEFGEVQLNGVKYDIYLPHGGVKNSGIGVDCSTYALDDYLAKKRVTKALI; encoded by the coding sequence ATGAAAACAAATTTAAAATTCGGTCATAAAAAGTTATATATAAATGGGGAATTAAGAGATGCTTCTAATGGAGCTTCTTTTGATGTCATTTGCCCTGCAGACGAGCAAGTCGTTGCAAACCTTGCTTGGGCGAGTAAAGAAGATACTCAACTTGCTTTATCTAGTGCTCAAAAAGGATTCGAATATTGGTCAACATTACCTATTACCGAACGTTTAGATTGGATTGATAAGCTAAGAAATAAATTAATTGAAAATAGTGATTTATTACGAGAAAGTATCATGTATGAAATGGGAAAAACTTGGGAAGGTAGCGCCGAAGACCTTACGAGTATTACCAATTCTCTTAAATATTATGCCGAAGAAATTGTAAAACGTCATGATATTAATATTGACGATAAAGAAGGCACACATTCACATTATGTAAAATCGCAACCTTTGGGTGTTGTCGTGGCATTTTTAGCCTATAACTTTCCGTTATTAAACCTAGGTTTTAAACTGGGACCAGCACTTGCGGCTGGGTGTAGTATTATACTAAAACCATCAGAATTCTCGCCGCTCTCTGCTTATATTATCGGAGCGCTATGCAAAGAACTAAATTTCCCTAAAGGGGTTATTACTATTATAAGTGGCGACGTAGAAAATGTTGGAATTCCACTTTGCGAAAGCAAAATTCCACGCCTGATTACAATGATAGGTTCTACAGAAACTGCACAAAAATTAATAGCACAAAGCAGTAAAACATCTATTAAAAGATACAGTATGGAATGTGGTGGAAATGCCCCATTTATAGTTTTTGATGATGCTGATTTAGAATTAGCAATCACAATTGGAGCTGCACTTAAAACAGGCAACACAGGTCAAATTTGTGTTGCTCCCAATAGATTTTTTATCCATGAATCTGTAATTGATGCTTTTACTGATGGCATGGTAGCCAAGTTTAAAAATACAGTTATTGGCTTCGGAAAAGAGAATAAGCCAGACATGGGGCCCATGACCAATAAACAATCCGTTTTAAAAGTAAGTAAGATTGTAAAAGATGCTATAGCACAAGGCGGGAAATTAATTTATGGAGGAAAACCTATCAATAGAAAAGGATTTTATTTTGAACCTACCATAATCCGAATGGATGATAATAATGCTGCAATTTTACAAGAAGAAATTTTTGGACCCATAGCTAATATTGTTACTTTTAGCTCTAAAGAAGAAGTTTTAGAATTAGCCAATAATACAGATGCTGGATTAGCTTCTTATGTCTTTTCTAAAAATACTGACACTTTAAATTATTTTGCTGATAAATTAGAATTTGGCGAGGTACAATTGAATGGTGTAAAATATGATATCTACCTACCTCATGGCGGAGTAAAAAATAGCGGAATAGGTGTAGACTGCTCTACTTATGCTTTAGATGATTATTTAGCTAAAAAGAGGGTAACAAAAGCTTTGATATAA
- a CDS encoding 2-dehydro-3-deoxygalactonokinase yields MKKREYFISCDWGTSNFRLRVVENSSLKILAEHKTDQGIKSLYEKYLTQTVKDQTTYFAEYLASEISNLPKIHRKHIVVAAGMASANIGLYEMDYADFPLNGNGDNLKWKHLKLPNNLELLLISGAKTNSEMMRGEEIQAVGLNDQLTPYQKGVLILPGTHSKHLTYRNSQYLDLKNFMTGELFEVLSQKSILSNSILKENTIINENVFIEGVKLGLKGLLSERLFSVRARHILDHKPKEDNYYFLSGLLIGDEIKYLANTVDTIFLVAPDPVFSLYKIALEQIIIKEKLILLDGHYLEKALLIGQQKILKNYDQ; encoded by the coding sequence ATGAAAAAACGTGAATATTTTATTAGTTGTGACTGGGGAACCTCCAATTTTAGATTGAGAGTTGTAGAAAATTCTAGCTTAAAAATACTAGCGGAACATAAAACAGACCAAGGTATAAAGTCATTATATGAAAAATATTTAACTCAGACGGTAAAAGATCAAACCACTTATTTTGCGGAGTATTTAGCTTCCGAAATTTCAAATTTACCTAAAATACATAGAAAACACATTGTAGTAGCAGCTGGTATGGCATCTGCTAATATTGGTCTGTATGAAATGGATTATGCCGATTTTCCTTTAAACGGAAATGGAGATAATTTAAAATGGAAACATTTAAAACTTCCTAATAATCTAGAACTTCTGCTAATATCTGGAGCAAAAACCAACTCTGAAATGATGCGAGGAGAAGAAATACAAGCGGTAGGCTTAAATGATCAATTAACTCCTTATCAAAAAGGAGTCTTAATATTACCAGGAACGCATAGCAAACATCTCACATACAGGAATTCGCAATACCTAGACTTAAAAAATTTCATGACAGGAGAGCTGTTTGAAGTACTTTCTCAAAAAAGTATTCTTTCAAATTCTATTCTTAAAGAAAATACGATTATTAATGAAAATGTTTTTATTGAAGGGGTAAAGCTGGGCCTAAAAGGACTTTTAAGTGAGCGTTTATTTTCGGTTAGAGCTAGGCACATATTGGACCATAAACCTAAAGAAGATAATTACTATTTTTTAAGCGGACTCCTAATTGGTGATGAAATAAAATACTTAGCGAATACTGTTGATACCATTTTTTTAGTAGCTCCAGATCCTGTATTCAGTCTCTACAAAATAGCATTAGAACAAATAATTATAAAAGAAAAACTAATCCTTTTAGATGGTCACTATCTAGAAAAAGCACTCTTAATTGGCCAACAAAAAATATTAAAAAATTATGACCAGTAA
- a CDS encoding bifunctional 4-hydroxy-2-oxoglutarate aldolase/2-dehydro-3-deoxy-phosphogluconate aldolase, translating into MTSKTSFSWDAYNKAPIVGIIRGESIDIVREIAKSYIAAELFTIEITMNTKDADKIITMLRSEFPNLNVGAGTVCNINDYEKAIEAGSQFIVTPIIDEVVIKKAVSDNIPIFPGGYSPTEIYKAWDLGASVVKIFPATLLGPTYVKDVLAPLNKIKLLPTGGVNKDNIKSFFAAGATGVGMGSSLLNKQLIKERNFDGLTEYFKNIKSEIQEYIK; encoded by the coding sequence ATGACCAGTAAAACATCATTTTCTTGGGATGCTTATAACAAAGCTCCAATTGTAGGGATTATACGAGGCGAAAGTATTGATATTGTTCGCGAAATTGCCAAATCTTATATTGCCGCAGAATTGTTTACCATCGAAATTACAATGAACACAAAAGATGCTGACAAAATCATTACAATGCTTAGAAGCGAATTTCCTAATTTAAATGTAGGTGCTGGTACCGTCTGCAATATAAATGATTACGAAAAAGCTATAGAAGCTGGTTCCCAATTTATTGTAACACCTATCATTGACGAAGTAGTAATCAAAAAAGCCGTTTCTGATAATATTCCGATTTTCCCAGGAGGTTATTCTCCTACGGAAATCTATAAAGCATGGGATTTGGGTGCTTCTGTTGTTAAAATTTTTCCAGCCACGCTACTGGGGCCTACTTACGTAAAAGATGTATTAGCACCTCTAAATAAAATAAAACTGCTACCAACAGGAGGCGTTAATAAAGATAATATAAAATCTTTTTTTGCTGCCGGAGCTACTGGTGTTGGCATGGGTAGTTCACTATTAAACAAGCAACTTATTAAAGAGAGAAATTTTGATGGTTTAACAGAATATTTCAAAAATATAAAGTCAGAAATACAAGAGTATATAAAATAA
- a CDS encoding VOC family protein, giving the protein MNYEFSHIGIPTTEEKAWDGFYEPGKIHYTAFDKDEYNIEWVKFDTDSPMPELIRTIPHVAYFVDNMEDALQGKDILVDTFSPGEGVRVAFIKHNGAPVEFMEIKDA; this is encoded by the coding sequence ATGAACTACGAATTTAGCCATATCGGCATACCTACAACTGAAGAAAAAGCGTGGGATGGTTTTTACGAACCTGGAAAAATACATTACACAGCGTTTGATAAAGACGAGTACAATATAGAATGGGTAAAATTTGATACTGACAGTCCAATGCCAGAGTTAATACGCACCATACCACACGTAGCTTACTTTGTAGATAATATGGAAGATGCTTTACAAGGCAAAGATATTTTAGTGGATACTTTTTCTCCTGGCGAAGGCGTGCGCGTAGCTTTTATAAAACACAACGGTGCTCCTGTAGAGTTTATGGAGATAAAAGACGCATAA
- a CDS encoding MFS transporter: MTNLSPTKKRYNILALIFGTVVINYLDRTNISVAASAISESLELSTVQMGLIFSAFGWTYVALQIPGGLIVDKIRLRVLYAVMLFCWSIATLLQGFVNSFSVLLGLRASIGVFEAPSYPANNAIVTKWFPEEERASAIAIYTSGQFIGLAFLFPILAFIQDKLGWRGLLVVSGVIGIIWAFIWYFIYRDPDTHKTVNREELDHIQKGGGLANGSNSETKTKINWSDLAEAFKYKKLWGVYLGQFCVGSVSIFFLTWFPTYLVEYRGLDFIKSGFLTSLPFLAAFCGVLLSGFTSDYLIKKGKTKEFARKTPVLIGLLLSTTIIGANFTDSTFYIILFLAIAFFGNGLASITWVFVSLLAPKRLVGLIGGVFNLAGGLSAVVVPFVIGILVKDGDFSPALYFIGAMTLIGFLSFLFIVGKVERVDEIKKK, translated from the coding sequence ATGACCAACCTTAGCCCAACTAAAAAAAGATATAATATTCTGGCCTTGATATTTGGCACGGTTGTAATTAATTATTTAGACAGAACCAATATATCTGTTGCTGCTTCCGCAATTAGTGAATCTTTAGAGCTTAGTACAGTGCAAATGGGGCTTATTTTTTCCGCATTTGGATGGACTTATGTTGCATTGCAAATTCCTGGCGGTCTTATTGTTGATAAAATTAGATTACGTGTTTTGTATGCTGTAATGCTATTTTGTTGGTCTATTGCTACCTTACTTCAAGGTTTTGTAAACTCTTTTTCTGTTTTATTAGGCTTAAGAGCTAGTATTGGTGTATTTGAAGCCCCGTCTTACCCTGCAAATAATGCCATCGTAACTAAATGGTTTCCAGAAGAAGAAAGAGCATCCGCAATAGCCATTTACACCTCTGGTCAATTTATAGGTTTAGCATTTTTATTTCCTATACTGGCATTCATACAAGATAAATTAGGTTGGCGAGGATTACTCGTAGTCTCTGGGGTAATCGGTATTATTTGGGCGTTTATTTGGTATTTTATTTACAGAGATCCAGACACGCATAAAACAGTAAATAGAGAAGAATTAGACCATATCCAAAAAGGTGGTGGTTTAGCAAATGGTTCTAATTCAGAAACTAAAACAAAAATCAATTGGTCTGATTTAGCAGAGGCATTCAAATACAAGAAATTATGGGGGGTTTATTTAGGACAATTTTGTGTAGGCTCAGTATCTATATTCTTTCTAACGTGGTTCCCTACCTATTTGGTAGAATACCGCGGCTTAGATTTTATTAAATCTGGATTTTTAACCTCTTTACCTTTTTTAGCCGCTTTTTGTGGTGTTTTACTTTCTGGTTTCACATCAGATTATTTAATAAAAAAAGGAAAAACAAAAGAATTTGCACGAAAAACACCTGTGCTAATCGGACTTTTACTTTCTACGACTATCATTGGCGCCAACTTTACTGACAGTACTTTTTACATTATTTTATTTTTAGCTATAGCCTTTTTCGGAAATGGTTTAGCATCTATCACTTGGGTTTTCGTATCCTTATTAGCTCCAAAACGCTTAGTAGGTTTAATAGGAGGCGTTTTTAATTTAGCAGGTGGCTTATCTGCTGTTGTTGTGCCGTTTGTAATAGGAATCCTCGTAAAGGATGGTGACTTTAGTCCCGCATTATATTTTATAGGAGCAATGACCCTAATAGGATTTTTATCATTCTTATTTATTGTAGGTAAGGTTGAAAGGGTTGATGAAATAAAAAAGAAATAA
- a CDS encoding mandelate racemase/muconate lactonizing enzyme family protein: protein MKISDIKTYPINVGFGSQLVVKVETNKGIYGYGTSGLSGRELAVIGAIEHFKTSLIGKDPNNIGAIWQDLYRGQYFEGGRVLTAAISAIDIALHDIKGKKLGVPVYELLGGKQRDYIDCFASLRFTSKEELFTRAKILIAEGWNVLRLAPAEYEQDSHATFEPRASIVKIANWVSELRKEIGSAPTIGIDYHHRLSVAETVSFIQRMPAGTLDFIEEPIRDEKPNAYETLRKMIDIPFAIGEEFASKWQFLPYLEKGLTQFARVDVCNVGGLTEAMKVAAIAEAHYIDLMPHNPLGPICTAASIHMAAACPNFNWLEEINTPAEQAGTNSPDFYPIQPILEGARYLLPTTPGLGVEFNEELALNHKFVPVETPRLKRKDGSYTNW from the coding sequence ATGAAAATATCAGACATAAAAACATACCCGATTAATGTAGGTTTCGGTAGTCAATTAGTGGTAAAAGTAGAAACCAATAAAGGTATTTATGGCTACGGGACTTCTGGTTTATCTGGGAGAGAATTAGCAGTAATAGGTGCAATTGAGCATTTTAAAACGAGTTTAATTGGTAAAGACCCTAATAACATTGGCGCCATTTGGCAGGACTTGTATAGAGGGCAATATTTTGAAGGTGGTAGGGTTTTAACCGCTGCTATTTCGGCTATAGATATTGCTTTGCATGATATAAAAGGTAAAAAGTTAGGAGTTCCTGTCTATGAGCTTTTGGGAGGAAAACAAAGAGATTATATAGATTGTTTTGCTTCATTACGCTTTACCTCTAAAGAAGAATTATTTACCAGAGCAAAAATTCTAATTGCTGAAGGATGGAATGTGTTACGACTTGCTCCTGCTGAGTATGAACAAGATTCTCATGCCACTTTTGAGCCAAGAGCATCTATTGTGAAAATTGCAAACTGGGTTTCAGAATTACGTAAAGAAATTGGTTCTGCTCCCACAATTGGGATAGACTATCATCATAGATTATCTGTTGCAGAAACAGTTTCTTTTATACAACGTATGCCGGCTGGAACTCTAGATTTTATTGAGGAACCCATTAGAGACGAAAAACCCAATGCCTATGAAACTTTACGTAAAATGATAGATATTCCTTTTGCTATAGGCGAAGAGTTTGCTAGTAAATGGCAGTTTTTACCTTATTTAGAAAAAGGACTTACCCAGTTTGCAAGAGTTGATGTATGCAATGTCGGCGGATTAACCGAAGCTATGAAAGTCGCCGCAATTGCCGAAGCTCATTATATAGACTTAATGCCACACAACCCGTTAGGTCCTATCTGTACAGCGGCATCTATACACATGGCAGCCGCTTGTCCTAACTTCAATTGGTTAGAAGAAATTAATACCCCAGCAGAACAAGCGGGTACGAACAGTCCTGATTTCTACCCTATACAACCAATATTAGAGGGCGCTCGCTATCTGTTGCCCACAACACCTGGTTTAGGAGTAGAGTTTAATGAAGAATTAGCACTCAACCATAAATTTGTACCCGTAGAAACCCCTCGTTTAAAAAGAAAAGATGGGTCTTATACCAACTGGTAA